From a single Strix uralensis isolate ZFMK-TIS-50842 chromosome 25, bStrUra1, whole genome shotgun sequence genomic region:
- the CSF3R gene encoding granulocyte colony-stimulating factor receptor: MARRGAGTPFLLWLSLLLLLHPGGTLGCASVVVGSPVVPLGSAVAASCTIQSKFCHGLEQGKVQITWMLDNEPVAGSQHRGPGGTEVSNLTLPQFNRTQAKLWCWVEWNGTRQRVGMAEIRAGYPPAKPFNLSCVLNLSDYGLTCQWDPGADSHLPTSIALKCAGSRAQAVTGCTPQGGHSRCTVPRRLLQLYRQMEIWVSTTNALGTAESEHLCIDPMDVAKLDPPALRSIQSIPFQTDCIALAWEVAPSNAHMELQCELRYRTPEDSAWALVTDIVGQAGTTQHCGFLFGTRYHFQMRCRRSLAQGYWSEWSPGRNYTTHEKAPTGKLDAWWSARPAGAGRLREVQLRWKAPRRQEANGQVLGYRVTLSPRRRGRDPPTVCNTTHTQCNFSAPAGTRRVYLSAYNAAGESAATEVVLLERKGQPLAGLRAVPGGERSLWVRWEAPPVPPVAYVLEWQRVPSEPEGCSICWQMEHDGAATAALIRDGIEPFQRYNISVYPLYKDTTGAPAHTAAYSKQKAPSYAPKLHLKSISKSDAELCWDPVPVEMQNGFITSYTIFWANSTAEVSSAAVNPSLSSFVIRELKPSTLYKVHIMASTAAGGTNGTSLTLVTTVLDDIEIQFLFLTLGLTFVLLILLLICFQKNGRVKQQFWPSVPDPANSSLGKWVPAELQQEPLQVPGVREPGLATISTVTVLERAAGKQPPTRGKEPATEPTGSLPALAQPYVQQEGPGTPDRGWAAAKTRQGPGGSGETVQYARVVGDGYKGQQHVRPRLYLRSSSTQPLLLDPSPSPKAYENLWFHGADPHGCLGDEGCPEDLPATFPLLQGLRISGAEELHDCRVF; encoded by the exons ATGGCCAGGCGCGGTGCCGGGACACCCTTCCTGCTGtggctctccctgctcctgctcctccacccaGGGG GGACCCTGGGCTGTGCCTCGGTGGTCGTGGGCTCACCCGTTGTGCCCCTGGGCTCGGCCGTTGCGGCGTCCTGCACCATCCAGAGCAAGTTCTGTCACGGCTTGGAGCAGGGGAAGGTTCAGATCACCTGGATGCTGGACAATGAGCCCGTGGCTGGGAGTCAGCACCGGGGCCCGGGGGGCACGGAGGTGTCCAACCTCACCCTGCCCCAGTTCAACCGCACGCAGGCCAAGCTGTGGTGCTGGGTGGAGTGGAACGGGACCAGGCAGCGCGTTGGCATGGCCGAGATCAGGGCAGGCT ACCCGCCTGCAAAGCCCTTCAACCTCAGCTGCGTCCTGAACCTCAGCGACTACGGGCTGACGTGCCAGTGGGATCCGGGAGCTGACAGCCACCTCCCCACCAGCATCGCGCTGAAATGTGCCGG gagcagagcccaggcGGTGACAGGCTGCACCCCGCAAGGTGGCCACAGCCGCTGCACGGTGCCACGCCGGCTGCTCCAGCTCTACCGGCAAATGGAGATCTGGGTGTCCACCACCAACGCCCTGGGCACGGCCGAGTCGGAGCATCTCTGCATCGACCCCATGGATGTGG ccaAGCTGGACCCCCCGGCCCTGCGGAGCATCCAGTCCATCCCCTTCCAGACCGACTGCATCGCCCTGGCCTGGGAGGTGGCCCCCAGCAACGCGCACATGGAGCTGCAGTGCGAGCTGCGCTACCGGACACCCGAGGACTCGGCCTGGGCACTG GTCACTGACATCGTCGGCCAGGCTGGCACCACGCAGCACTGCGGCTTCCTCTTTGGCACGCGGTACCACTTCCAGATGCGGTGCCGACGGAGCTTGGCACAGGGCTACTGGAGCGAGTGGAGCCCGGGCAGGAACTACACCACCCATGAGAAAG CCCCCACGGGGAAGCTGGACGCGTGGTGGAGCGCTCGGCCGGCCGGGGCAGGCAGGCTGCGGGAGGTGCAGCTGCGCTGGAAG GCCCCACGGCGGCAGGAGGCGAATGGGCAAGTTCTGGGGTACCGTGTCACCCTGAGCCccaggaggaggggcagggacccccccaccgTCTGCAATACCACCCACACCCAGTGCAACTTCTCCGCGCCGGCGGGGACCAGGAGGGTCTATCTCTCAGCCTACAATGCCGCTGGCGAGTCGGCAGCGACCGAGGTCGTCCTCCTGGAGAGGAAAG ggcagcccctggcagggctCCGGGCCGTGCCCGGGGGTGAGCGCAGCCTCTGGGTGCGCTGGGAGGCCCCGCCGGTCCCCCCGGTCGCCTACGTGCTGGAGTGGCAGCGGGTGCCCTCGGAGCCCGAAGGCTGCAGCATCTGCTGGCAGATGGAGCATGACGGGGCTGCCACCGCAGCCCTCATACGGG ATGGCATTGAGCCTTTCCAGCGGTACAACATCTCAGTGTACCCCCTCTACAAGGACACCACTGGGGCGCCCGCCCACACCGCAGCCTACTCTAAGCAGAAGG CACCATCCTACGCCCCAAAGCTCCACCTGAAGAGCATCAGCAAGTCTGACGCCGAGCTGTGCTGGGACCCGGTGCCAGTGGAGATGCAGAACGGTTTTATCACCAGCTACACCATCTTCTGGGCCAACAGCACCGCAGAAGTGTCCA GCGCCGCTGTGAATCCCTCTCTCAGCTCCTTTGTCATCCGGGAGCTGAAGCCGTCGACCCTGTACAAAGTGCACATCATGGCGTCCACGGCCGCCGGCGGCACCAACGGCACCAGCCTGACCCTGGTGACCACGGTGCTCG ATGACATTGAAATCCAGTTCCTCTTCCTGACCCTGGGGCTGACCTTTGTCTTGCTCATACTTCTGCTCATCTGCTTCCAGAAGAACGGCCG GGTGAAGCAGCAGTTCTGGCCCAGCGTCCCCGACCCCGCCAACAGCAGCCTGGGCAAGTGGGTCCCGGCAGAGCTCCAGCAG GAGCCTCTGCAGGTCCCCGGCGTGAGGGAGCCCGGCCTGGCCACCATTTCCACCGTCACAGTGCTCGAAAGGGCGGCGGGCAAGCAGCCGCCCACCCGGGGCAAGGAGCCCGCCACCGAGCCCACCGGCAGCCTCCCTGCCCTCGCCCAGCCCTACGTGCAGCAGGAGGGCCCCGGCACGCCGGACCGTGGCTGGGCCGCAGCCAAGACGCGCCAGGGCCCTGGAGGGAGCGGGGAGACCGTGCAGTACGCGCGGGTGGTGGGCGACGGGTACAAGGGCCAGCAGCACGTCCGGCCGCGGCTCTACCTGCGCTCCAGCTCCACGCAGCCCCTGCTGCTcgaccccagccccagccccaaggCCTACGAGAACCTCTGGTTCCACGGGGCCGACCCCCACGGCTGCCTGGGGGACGAGGGCTGCCCCGAGGACCTGCCCGCCACCTTCCCCCTGCTGCAGGGCCTCCGCATCAGCGGGGCCGAGGAGCTCCACGACTGCCGGGTGTTTTAG